The Oryza glaberrima chromosome 9, OglaRS2, whole genome shotgun sequence genome includes a window with the following:
- the LOC127785153 gene encoding mini zinc finger protein 2 → MMKRLVVLRRREPAVRFSCCGVRYGECRRNHAASTGGHAVDGCREFIAAEDGGGGNSTGAVGVAAAALKCAACGCHRSFHRRVQVYEVAWDDDCASGDTSSSSPSSSSSSSSE, encoded by the coding sequence ATGATGAAGAGGCTGGTGGTCCTGAGGAGGCGGGAGCCGGCGGTGAGGTTCAGCTGCTGCGGCGTCAGGTACGGCGAGTGCCGCCGCAACCACGCGGCCAGCACCGGCGGCCACGCCGTCGACGGCTGCCGCGAGTTCATCGCcgccgaggacggcggcggcggcaacagcacAGGCGCCGTgggcgtcgccgcggcggcgctcaaGTGCGCCGCCTGCGGCTGCCACCGCAGCTTCCACCGCAGGGTGCAGGTGTACGAGGTGGCCTGGGACGACGACTGCGCCTCCGgcgacacctcctcctcctcgccgtcgtcgtcgtcctcgtcgagCAGCGAGTAG